A stretch of Halocalculus aciditolerans DNA encodes these proteins:
- a CDS encoding DUF5784 family protein: protein MARPLRFRHSTESWSDGRVRSQLLSSLDSNIGAEMSTPWFKPPGGYTARRFDMANGDVALFAWRDDDAYWMGNTETPKALWRTEKYGFEEVPWKLSRWVTRELTAQLHEETPWLEPYPYVSWFFLPVFLSKDGRETTRNFFDEHAGGFPDASRDDALGFYEDFLSSGALDDHRHVMAGKLGTSEYLDHQRMSAAMGEFNAARLLHDAGYDLTPEIPVDTGHSLDYAVEHGGRDVLVEVTRPTPPSRRRASTPVAAVKETAASKATGQLKEHGGVVLLVDCSSFFADDWRQVRGETPGVRHRPAAVYRTRPDGSVDGYTVGDVPLDLPFS from the coding sequence GTGGCACGACCCCTCCGGTTCCGGCACTCGACCGAATCCTGGTCCGACGGTCGCGTGCGAAGTCAACTCCTCTCCTCGCTCGACAGCAACATCGGCGCGGAGATGTCGACCCCGTGGTTCAAACCCCCCGGAGGATACACTGCGCGCCGATTCGACATGGCGAACGGCGACGTCGCGCTGTTCGCGTGGCGCGACGACGACGCCTACTGGATGGGGAACACGGAGACGCCGAAGGCGCTCTGGCGAACCGAGAAGTACGGCTTCGAGGAGGTTCCGTGGAAGCTCTCCCGGTGGGTGACCCGCGAACTCACGGCACAGCTCCACGAGGAGACGCCGTGGCTCGAACCATATCCTTATGTTTCCTGGTTCTTCCTCCCCGTCTTCCTCTCGAAGGACGGCCGCGAGACGACGCGAAACTTCTTCGACGAGCACGCCGGCGGCTTCCCGGACGCCTCCCGCGACGACGCCCTCGGCTTCTACGAGGACTTCCTCTCCAGCGGGGCGCTCGACGACCACCGCCACGTCATGGCGGGGAAACTCGGGACGAGCGAATACCTCGATCATCAGCGGATGAGCGCCGCGATGGGCGAGTTCAACGCCGCCCGCCTCCTCCACGACGCCGGCTACGACCTCACCCCCGAGATTCCGGTCGACACCGGACACTCCCTCGACTACGCCGTCGAACACGGCGGCCGCGACGTTCTCGTCGAAGTCACGCGCCCGACGCCGCCGTCCCGCCGCCGCGCGAGCACGCCCGTCGCCGCCGTCAAGGAGACCGCGGCGTCGAAAGCGACCGGCCAGCTGAAAGAACACGGCGGCGTCGTCCTCCTCGTCGACTGCTCTTCCTTCTTCGCGGACGACTGGCGGCAGGTCCGCGGCGAGACCCCCGGCGTCCGCCACCGCCCCGCCGCCGTCTACCGCACCCGCCCCGACGGCAGCGTCGACGGCTACACCGTCGGCGACGTCCCACTCGACCTCCCCTTCTCGTAG
- a CDS encoding antibiotic biosynthesis monooxygenase, with the protein MIERIWYGWTEPGDADAYEALLADEIAPRFRAESDITGFRVGRRDRDDDVEFVTTITFPDWAAVESFAGEQYAEAHVPDAAREVLKDWEDTARHYEVREL; encoded by the coding sequence GTGATCGAACGCATCTGGTACGGCTGGACGGAACCCGGAGACGCCGACGCCTACGAAGCACTCCTCGCCGACGAAATCGCGCCGCGCTTCCGCGCGGAGAGCGACATCACGGGCTTTCGCGTCGGCCGCCGCGACCGCGACGACGACGTCGAGTTCGTCACCACCATCACCTTCCCTGATTGGGCCGCCGTCGAATCCTTCGCGGGCGAGCAGTACGCGGAAGCCCACGTCCCCGACGCCGCACGCGAGGTCCTGAAGGACTGGGAGGACACCGCTCGGCACTACGAGGTCCGCGAGCTCTGA
- a CDS encoding histidine kinase N-terminal 7TM domain-containing protein, which yields MDWQSSPFVLLSFGAAAAAFIWGVYGLAVLRQSDRRHVRPFVALCFAVTVWAGVYAVQLASTTLDAKLLAYALLHVGAVFVPPAWLVFALTYARRDAWVRPWTVGALLVVPLALLVALPTNPSSLALTGASLETHGSLVVLDTESGPLYSLFLAYGYVAILAGAWLIVRHAVRATAPLRRQSLLLAVGALVPLALNVFEVLDLPPVAGLGVNLTPVSLAGSAVLFGVAVFRYQALDIIPVAWDVVLAQLRDGVVVLDERERVVDLNPAAEPFLGPADRVLGADAADCLPAYDDLTREPTLRTALNDDAERIVQLTRSPLTARGAAYGWVVLIQDVTDGERATRKLERQNTRLDEFARIVAHDLRTPLTVINGYTDLAEQTGDPAHFDTVRATTDRMNDFLEELLLLARQGKTVTDLAPVSLADAARAVHRDIGGDGITLDVRTDAVVMADQNRLEQALANLFRNAREHNDDPVTIHIDTLSETEASPTTGTSPSDEPARTGFFVEDDGSGIPESKRESAFDVGFSTRSGGSGFGLTIVRDIASAHGWTVAVAEGATGGARFAFTDVEFADGENPGVDTGGRRELS from the coding sequence ATGGACTGGCAGTCGTCCCCGTTCGTCCTCCTGTCGTTCGGCGCGGCCGCGGCCGCGTTCATCTGGGGGGTCTACGGCCTCGCCGTCCTGCGGCAGAGCGACCGGCGACACGTCCGGCCGTTCGTCGCGCTCTGCTTCGCCGTCACGGTCTGGGCGGGCGTCTACGCCGTCCAGCTCGCGAGCACGACGCTCGACGCGAAACTCCTCGCCTACGCGCTCTTACACGTCGGCGCGGTGTTCGTCCCGCCGGCGTGGCTGGTGTTCGCGCTGACGTACGCCCGCCGCGACGCCTGGGTGCGCCCGTGGACGGTCGGCGCGCTCCTCGTCGTCCCGCTCGCGCTCCTCGTCGCGCTCCCGACGAACCCCTCCTCGCTCGCGCTCACCGGCGCGTCGCTCGAAACCCACGGCTCGCTCGTCGTCCTCGACACCGAGAGCGGGCCGCTCTACAGCCTCTTCCTCGCCTACGGCTACGTCGCCATCCTCGCCGGCGCGTGGCTCATCGTCCGACACGCCGTCCGCGCGACCGCGCCGCTCCGCCGGCAATCCCTCCTCCTCGCCGTCGGCGCGCTCGTCCCGCTCGCACTCAACGTCTTCGAGGTGCTCGACCTCCCGCCCGTCGCCGGCCTCGGCGTGAACCTCACGCCGGTCTCGCTCGCCGGCTCCGCCGTCCTCTTCGGCGTCGCCGTCTTCCGCTACCAGGCCCTCGACATCATCCCGGTCGCCTGGGACGTCGTGCTCGCACAGCTCCGCGACGGCGTCGTCGTCCTCGACGAACGCGAGCGCGTCGTCGACCTGAACCCCGCCGCCGAACCCTTCCTCGGCCCCGCCGACCGCGTCCTCGGCGCGGACGCCGCAGACTGCCTCCCCGCCTACGACGACCTGACGCGCGAACCGACACTCCGCACCGCGCTCAACGACGACGCCGAGCGCATCGTCCAACTCACGCGCTCCCCGCTCACCGCGCGCGGCGCGGCCTACGGCTGGGTCGTCCTCATTCAGGACGTCACCGACGGCGAGCGCGCCACCCGGAAGCTCGAACGCCAGAACACCCGCCTCGACGAGTTCGCGCGCATCGTCGCCCACGACCTCCGCACCCCGCTCACCGTCATCAACGGCTACACCGACCTCGCCGAACAGACCGGGGACCCAGCGCACTTCGACACCGTCCGCGCCACCACCGACCGCATGAACGACTTCCTCGAAGAACTCCTCCTCCTCGCCCGGCAGGGCAAAACCGTCACCGACCTCGCCCCCGTCTCGCTCGCCGACGCCGCACGCGCCGTCCACCGCGACATCGGTGGCGACGGCATCACCCTCGACGTCCGCACAGACGCCGTCGTCATGGCCGACCAGAACCGCCTCGAACAGGCCCTCGCCAACCTCTTCCGGAACGCCCGCGAGCACAACGACGACCCCGTCACCATCCACATCGACACCCTCAGCGAAACCGAGGCCTCACCGACCACCGGCACCTCGCCGTCTGACGAACCGGCTCGTACAGGGTTCTTCGTCGAGGACGACGGCTCCGGCATTCCCGAGTCGAAGCGGGAGTCGGCGTTCGACGTCGGGTTCTCGACGCGCTCGGGCGGGTCCGGGTTCGGACTGACTATCGTCCGGGACATCGCGAGCGCCCACGGGTGGACGGTCGCGGTCGCGGAGGGGGCGACGGGCGGCGCGCGCTTCGCGTTCACGGACGTCGAGTTCGCGGACGGCGAGAATCCGGGGGTTGATACGGGAGGGCGGCGAGAACTATCGTAG
- a CDS encoding ATP-dependent DNA helicase — MSDAATSPEWGEFFGFDEPYENQADAVEAALDAARDGGFLAMEGPCGTGKTMAALTAGATLVRGPSQFERVLVVTPVKQQLEQFVDDLRTMNAGLDDPLRGVSLVGKRDLCPYGREDLFGEQGVNDRCEDLRETTSGLVEGGEGHDGQRIEELTKLRSETPDDPWWNPARGRELAKSARADDPETLANSLSTAGAESPYVRHQPTAPADLADGQEDVVFCPFEADWYGRDKGSPVDFSVGAHSVVTSDDFLPAAVEAGTCPHRVQSVLLEHADVVVGNYNHLFDADTRPLLEGLLDESTFVVVDEAHRIEERVRGLLSDRVGRSTLVRARNDLSELVRQANQSKQAKAEVQEELAGRDVRLQDVKAARDFYADVTRWLDERVEEHLAAFDEYPEEDVEIPLREPEVVAPDELTRWAEGEGHTGGLWRALAAVGGAVEEALGDDRNCVCAAVGVIMGRWWERGHATYFREIELEHSPGDVGEARAYLGTYNPGLVQYNCMPAREVAGVLGELGGGVLMSATLEPIDVFRAVTGLDRLANGDEPRPVIERTYDLPFPEENRASFTVDATAFTARNRGDPGEDTRTRGEYEQVLRTVARSPGNVLVCMPNYREAAWAADYLRGVVEKPVLVDESSSNEATDDLKDRFFRGPGKVLVTSTRGTLTEGVDYDGDKLAACCVVGVPLVKIGSPRVRATRRAYGDAFGEDNAFEYALTVPAVRRARQAIGRVIRGADERGVRVLAGGRYVKGAPRSVYPYLGPEERAEFVRMTPEFLGAQIDAFWDE; from the coding sequence ATGTCTGACGCCGCGACGTCGCCGGAGTGGGGGGAGTTCTTCGGGTTCGACGAGCCCTACGAGAACCAGGCGGACGCCGTCGAGGCGGCGCTCGACGCGGCGCGCGACGGGGGCTTCCTCGCGATGGAGGGCCCGTGCGGGACGGGAAAGACGATGGCGGCGCTGACGGCGGGCGCGACCCTGGTTCGGGGGCCGAGCCAGTTCGAGCGCGTGCTCGTCGTGACGCCGGTGAAACAACAACTGGAGCAGTTCGTCGACGACCTCCGCACGATGAACGCCGGGCTCGACGACCCGCTCCGCGGCGTCTCGCTCGTGGGGAAGCGCGACCTCTGCCCGTACGGCCGCGAGGACCTCTTCGGCGAGCAGGGCGTAAACGACCGCTGTGAGGACCTTCGGGAGACCACGTCGGGGCTCGTCGAGGGCGGCGAGGGCCACGACGGTCAGCGCATCGAGGAGCTGACGAAGCTGCGCTCGGAGACGCCGGACGATCCGTGGTGGAACCCCGCGAGAGGGCGCGAGCTCGCGAAGTCGGCGCGCGCGGACGACCCGGAGACGCTCGCGAACAGCCTGTCGACGGCCGGCGCGGAGTCCCCGTACGTCCGCCACCAGCCGACCGCGCCCGCAGACCTCGCAGACGGCCAGGAGGACGTCGTGTTCTGCCCGTTCGAAGCCGACTGGTACGGCCGCGACAAAGGCTCGCCCGTCGACTTCTCCGTCGGAGCGCACTCCGTCGTGACGAGCGACGATTTCCTCCCCGCGGCCGTCGAGGCCGGCACCTGCCCGCACCGCGTTCAGTCCGTCCTCTTAGAGCACGCGGACGTCGTCGTCGGGAACTACAACCACCTCTTCGACGCCGACACGCGCCCGCTCCTCGAAGGCCTCCTCGACGAGTCGACGTTCGTCGTCGTCGACGAAGCCCACCGCATCGAGGAGCGCGTCCGCGGCCTCCTCTCCGACCGCGTCGGCCGCTCGACCCTCGTTCGCGCGCGAAACGACCTCTCCGAACTCGTCCGCCAGGCGAACCAGTCGAAGCAGGCGAAAGCCGAAGTCCAAGAGGAGCTCGCGGGCCGCGACGTGCGCCTCCAGGACGTGAAGGCCGCACGGGATTTCTACGCGGACGTGACGCGGTGGCTGGACGAGCGCGTCGAGGAGCACCTCGCGGCGTTCGACGAGTACCCGGAGGAGGACGTGGAGATCCCGCTGCGAGAACCCGAAGTGGTCGCGCCCGACGAGCTGACGCGGTGGGCGGAAGGCGAAGGGCACACGGGCGGGCTGTGGCGCGCGCTCGCCGCGGTCGGCGGCGCGGTCGAGGAAGCCCTCGGCGACGACCGGAACTGCGTCTGCGCGGCCGTCGGCGTCATCATGGGGCGGTGGTGGGAGCGCGGCCACGCGACCTACTTCCGCGAAATCGAACTCGAACACTCGCCGGGCGACGTCGGCGAAGCCCGCGCGTACCTCGGGACGTACAACCCCGGGCTCGTCCAGTACAACTGCATGCCGGCGCGCGAAGTCGCCGGCGTCCTCGGCGAGCTCGGCGGCGGCGTCCTGATGAGCGCGACCCTCGAACCCATCGACGTCTTCCGAGCGGTGACGGGCCTCGACCGGCTCGCGAACGGCGACGAGCCGCGGCCCGTCATCGAACGGACGTACGACCTCCCGTTCCCCGAGGAGAACCGCGCGTCCTTCACGGTGGACGCGACGGCGTTCACGGCGCGGAACCGCGGCGACCCCGGCGAGGACACGCGGACGCGCGGCGAGTACGAACAGGTCTTACGTACCGTCGCGCGCTCCCCCGGGAACGTCCTCGTCTGCATGCCGAACTACCGGGAGGCCGCGTGGGCCGCCGACTACCTCCGTGGCGTCGTCGAGAAGCCGGTGCTCGTCGACGAGTCGTCGTCGAACGAGGCGACGGACGACCTGAAAGACCGGTTCTTCCGCGGTCCCGGGAAGGTCCTCGTCACCTCCACGAGAGGGACGCTCACCGAGGGTGTGGACTACGACGGCGACAAGCTCGCGGCGTGCTGCGTCGTCGGCGTCCCCCTCGTCAAGATCGGGTCGCCGCGCGTCCGCGCGACCCGGCGGGCGTACGGCGACGCGTTCGGCGAGGACAACGCCTTCGAGTACGCGCTCACCGTCCCCGCCGTCCGGCGCGCGCGGCAGGCCATCGGGCGCGTCATCCGCGGCGCGGACGAACGCGGCGTGCGCGTGCTCGCCGGCGGTCGGTACGTCAAGGGCGCGCCGCGCTCCGTCTACCCCTACCTCGGCCCGGAAGAACGCGCGGAGTTCGTGCGGATGACGCCGGAGTTCCTCGGCGCGCAGATCGACGCCTTCTGGGACGAGTAG
- a CDS encoding HEWD family protein yields the protein MSVIRTPSERSCVQCGRDERWNPDQGSWEVAAETGSVRCIHDWDITGSFTPVER from the coding sequence ATGAGTGTAATTCGCACGCCGTCCGAGCGGTCCTGCGTACAGTGCGGCCGAGACGAGCGATGGAACCCGGACCAGGGAAGTTGGGAGGTCGCCGCGGAGACCGGAAGCGTTCGGTGCATCCACGACTGGGACATCACGGGTTCGTTCACGCCCGTCGAACGATAG
- a CDS encoding TrmB family transcriptional regulator, translated as MHSTATRIPASVDSPNAKLVYLYLATNGGASLTDAKRSLDIPQITLLSVLKTLRKHDLVEHDGDTYTVEADGAAAPGRERVEA; from the coding sequence ATGCACTCAACGGCTACTCGAATCCCCGCAAGCGTCGACTCGCCGAACGCGAAACTCGTCTACCTCTACCTCGCGACGAACGGCGGCGCGTCGCTCACCGACGCGAAGCGCTCGCTCGACATCCCGCAGATAACGCTCCTCAGCGTCCTCAAGACGCTCCGGAAGCACGACCTCGTCGAACACGACGGCGACACCTACACCGTCGAGGCGGACGGCGCGGCCGCTCCCGGGCGTGAGCGCGTCGAAGCCTGA
- a CDS encoding acyltransferase, with protein sequence MPRRHDTLDRHPTPGGGNSLSHWPDARHPLRVAYNYALIVLARHCPSLTVKNWLYRRLGMTVEAGATVGLEATPDVFWPDLVTVRADAIVGYDATLLCHEFLQDEYRTGEVEIGERAMVGAGAIVLPGVTVGADAQVAANSLVTEDVPEGTTVAGVPAEPIERD encoded by the coding sequence GTGCCCCGGCGACACGACACCCTCGACCGCCACCCGACGCCCGGCGGCGGGAACTCCCTCAGCCACTGGCCGGACGCCCGCCACCCGCTCCGCGTCGCCTACAACTACGCCCTCATCGTGCTCGCGCGCCACTGCCCGAGCCTCACGGTGAAGAACTGGCTCTACCGGCGACTCGGCATGACCGTCGAGGCCGGCGCGACCGTCGGCCTCGAAGCGACGCCCGACGTCTTCTGGCCGGACCTCGTCACCGTCCGCGCGGACGCCATCGTCGGCTACGACGCCACCCTCCTCTGCCACGAGTTCCTCCAGGACGAATACCGGACGGGCGAGGTCGAAATCGGCGAGCGCGCGATGGTCGGCGCGGGGGCAATCGTCCTCCCCGGCGTCACCGTCGGCGCGGACGCACAGGTCGCCGCGAACTCCCTCGTCACCGAAGACGTGCCCGAGGGAACGACGGTCGCCGGCGTCCCCGCGGAGCCGATAGAACGAGACTGA
- a CDS encoding mechanosensitive ion channel domain-containing protein, producing MFDVQGVTGENFRYVVALAVLFVGLVTGYLVGRVNERVLRAAGIPSAVEGTSVERSARRLGTTTVQVMARASSWFIYLVAALIALQIAEVVPTQLLWAQAGILLPRVVVAVAVFVVGLVVSDKAELLVSERLRGVKVPEINVVPRAVKWSIVFVASLVSLGQLGVATDALIVLFGAYAVAVIVFGVAATRDLLAAAAAGVYLLLSQPYGIGDRVAVGDHEGIVQEVDVFVTRIEEDGREYLVPNHLVMRRGATLVRE from the coding sequence ATGTTCGACGTCCAGGGCGTGACGGGCGAGAACTTCCGGTACGTCGTCGCGCTCGCCGTGCTCTTCGTCGGCCTCGTGACGGGCTACCTCGTCGGGCGAGTGAACGAACGCGTCCTGCGCGCCGCGGGGATTCCGTCGGCCGTCGAGGGGACGAGCGTGGAGCGGTCGGCGCGCCGCCTCGGCACGACGACCGTACAGGTGATGGCGCGCGCGAGTTCGTGGTTCATCTATCTCGTCGCCGCCCTCATCGCCCTCCAGATCGCCGAAGTCGTGCCGACGCAGCTTCTCTGGGCGCAGGCCGGCATCCTCCTCCCGCGCGTCGTCGTCGCCGTCGCCGTGTTCGTCGTCGGTCTCGTCGTCTCGGATAAGGCGGAACTCCTCGTCTCCGAGCGACTGCGCGGCGTGAAAGTCCCCGAGATCAACGTCGTGCCGCGCGCCGTGAAGTGGAGCATCGTCTTCGTCGCCTCCCTCGTCTCCCTCGGCCAGCTCGGCGTCGCGACGGACGCGCTCATCGTGCTGTTCGGCGCGTACGCCGTCGCCGTCATCGTCTTCGGCGTCGCGGCGACCCGCGACCTCCTCGCGGCGGCCGCGGCCGGCGTCTACCTCCTCCTCAGCCAGCCGTACGGCATCGGCGACCGCGTCGCCGTCGGCGACCACGAAGGCATCGTTCAGGAGGTCGACGTCTTCGTGACGCGTATCGAGGAGGACGGCCGCGAGTATCTCGTCCCGAACCACCTCGTGATGCGGCGCGGCGCGACGCTCGTCCGGGAGTAG
- the dacZ gene encoding diadenylate cyclase DacZ — MTEPRELVGDIVSDVDALMLFSPSSSYHERAAAVDGVELVVVAKENSVDAEQFVELPLEFDELTERVRFGIEGALDNGFVSDGDILACAARVFGDDIDTVSRVRADEDRHSGVYDLFVNSRADPAVIRDVLDVVIELGKKGQKGKPVGALFVVGDAGKVMNKSRPLSYNPFEKSHVHVGDPIVNVMLKEFSRLDGAFVISDAGKIVSAYRYLEASAEGVDIPKGLGTRHMAAGAVTRDTNAIAVVLSESDGLVRAFKGGELVLELDPEGF; from the coding sequence ATGACTGAGCCGCGGGAACTGGTGGGTGACATCGTCTCCGATGTCGATGCGCTGATGTTGTTCTCTCCGAGTAGCTCGTACCACGAGCGCGCGGCGGCGGTCGACGGCGTCGAGCTCGTCGTCGTCGCGAAGGAGAACAGCGTGGATGCAGAGCAGTTCGTGGAGCTCCCGCTGGAGTTCGACGAGCTGACCGAGCGCGTGCGGTTCGGGATCGAGGGCGCGCTCGATAACGGCTTCGTGTCTGACGGGGACATCTTGGCGTGTGCGGCGCGCGTGTTCGGCGACGACATCGATACGGTGTCGCGGGTTCGCGCCGACGAGGACCGCCATTCGGGCGTCTACGACCTCTTCGTGAACTCGCGGGCGGACCCGGCGGTCATCCGGGACGTCCTCGACGTGGTCATCGAGCTGGGGAAGAAGGGTCAGAAGGGGAAGCCGGTCGGGGCACTGTTCGTCGTCGGCGACGCGGGGAAGGTGATGAACAAGTCCCGCCCGCTCTCCTACAACCCCTTCGAGAAGAGCCACGTGCACGTCGGCGACCCCATCGTGAACGTGATGTTGAAGGAGTTCAGCCGGCTGGACGGCGCGTTCGTCATCAGCGACGCGGGGAAAATCGTGTCCGCGTACCGCTACCTCGAGGCGTCCGCCGAGGGCGTCGACATCCCGAAGGGGCTGGGGACGCGGCACATGGCGGCGGGCGCGGTGACGCGAGATACGAACGCGATTGCCGTCGTTCTCTCCGAGTCCGACGGGCTGGTGCGCGCGTTCAAGGGCGGTGAACTCGTGCTGGAGTTGGATCCGGAGGGGTTCTAA
- a CDS encoding helix-turn-helix domain-containing protein: MANEWQPNDIFDILGDERVQAILQLTARRSMSATELIDELDASSSSIYRRISVLTERNLLHERNSVERDGNHYNVYQPNFDHATIRLDDTGLSVAVYDDGDLTYTEPTTDRALTDSPPNDGLAHD, from the coding sequence GTGGCGAACGAATGGCAACCAAACGACATCTTCGACATCCTCGGCGACGAACGCGTCCAGGCAATCCTCCAGCTCACCGCCCGCCGCTCGATGTCGGCCACCGAACTCATCGACGAACTCGACGCCAGTAGCTCCTCCATCTACCGACGCATCTCCGTCCTCACCGAGCGCAACCTCCTCCACGAACGCAACTCCGTCGAACGCGACGGCAACCACTACAACGTCTACCAGCCCAACTTCGACCACGCCACCATCCGCCTCGACGACACCGGCCTCTCCGTCGCCGTCTACGACGACGGCGACCTCACCTACACCGAACCCACCACCGACCGCGCGCTCACCGACAGTCCACCGAACGATGGCCTCGCTCACGATTGA
- a CDS encoding transcription initiation factor IIB family protein yields MYRAGDQVDQGEWLAELEAVAERLDLDAEARSTAQDLFLSQLPDEDRSKRAVLAASVYAAALLVGDQRAQTEVADAADVSRLSIQSRWKDLLDGAGFRTPDW; encoded by the coding sequence ATGTATCGAGCCGGTGACCAGGTCGATCAGGGCGAGTGGCTGGCGGAGTTGGAGGCGGTCGCGGAGCGGCTGGACCTCGACGCGGAGGCGCGCTCGACGGCGCAGGACCTCTTCCTCTCCCAGCTCCCCGACGAGGACCGGTCGAAGCGCGCGGTGCTCGCAGCGAGCGTGTACGCGGCGGCGCTGCTCGTCGGCGACCAGCGCGCGCAGACCGAGGTCGCCGACGCCGCCGACGTCTCCCGGCTCTCCATCCAGAGCCGGTGGAAGGACCTCCTCGACGGCGCGGGGTTCCGCACGCCCGACTGGTAA
- a CDS encoding phosphopantetheine adenylyltransferase: MNVALGGTFDPIHDGHRALFERAFELGDVTVGLTSDDLAPKTRHTDRPVRSFDERKTDLEAELEPLAADYDRDFDVRELTEPTGIATEPGFDVLVVSPETEDGAERINEIREERGLDPLDVEVVPHVKAEDGDIISSTRIVNGEIDEHGRVLE, translated from the coding sequence ATGAACGTCGCCCTCGGCGGGACGTTTGACCCGATACACGACGGCCACCGCGCACTCTTCGAGCGGGCCTTCGAACTCGGCGACGTCACCGTCGGCCTGACGAGCGACGACCTCGCCCCGAAAACTCGTCACACCGACCGGCCGGTCCGCTCCTTCGACGAGCGGAAAACCGACCTCGAAGCCGAACTCGAACCGCTCGCCGCCGACTACGACCGCGACTTCGACGTCCGTGAACTCACCGAACCCACCGGTATCGCCACCGAACCGGGCTTCGACGTCCTCGTCGTCTCCCCGGAGACCGAGGACGGCGCGGAACGCATCAACGAAATCCGCGAAGAACGCGGCCTCGACCCCCTCGACGTCGAAGTCGTCCCGCACGTGAAAGCCGAGGACGGCGACATCATCTCCTCCACCCGCATCGTCAACGGCGAAATCGACGAACACGGCCGCGTCCTCGAGTAA
- a CDS encoding helix-turn-helix domain-containing protein, with translation MPEDSSDAPEEGRSSRGRIDEGKERAVAGFDEGVVDILSWLLDTETRARIYVYLRQNPWSTSEEVADGTGLYPSTVREALAELADEDTVDRRKRESEGAGNNPYEYTAIPPSDLVGGVVGRVQDELNTVFNLDSKLGSEEAADEEPVRIEVEDARDED, from the coding sequence ATGCCTGAGGATTCATCTGACGCGCCGGAAGAGGGACGGTCCTCCAGAGGGCGCATCGACGAAGGCAAGGAGCGCGCCGTCGCCGGTTTCGACGAGGGCGTCGTCGACATCCTCTCCTGGCTCCTCGACACCGAGACGCGCGCTCGCATCTACGTCTACCTCCGCCAGAACCCGTGGAGCACGAGCGAGGAAGTCGCGGACGGCACCGGCCTCTACCCGAGCACCGTCCGGGAAGCGCTCGCGGAGCTCGCCGACGAGGACACCGTCGACCGCCGGAAGCGCGAGAGCGAGGGCGCGGGGAACAACCCCTACGAGTACACGGCGATTCCGCCGAGCGACCTCGTCGGCGGCGTCGTCGGCCGCGTCCAGGACGAACTGAACACCGTCTTCAATCTCGACTCGAAGCTCGGAAGCGAGGAAGCCGCCGACGAAGAGCCCGTGCGCATCGAAGTCGAGGACGCGCGCGACGAAGATTAA